From Homalodisca vitripennis isolate AUS2020 chromosome 1, UT_GWSS_2.1, whole genome shotgun sequence, the proteins below share one genomic window:
- the LOC124353042 gene encoding isopentenyl-diphosphate Delta-isomerase 1-like, whose protein sequence is MLSSVRVSVRRAMATNLAKKIDQVQEAALVESCILVDKNDKVIGRASKHDCHKVGPDGNIPLHRAFSVLIFNSRNEILLQKRSDMKVTFPGFVTNACCSHPLFDIEGETEEKNALGIRLAAQRRLQHELGIPKHEIDIDSLQYLTRIHYKFIGDGVWGEHEIDYILILHKDVTLNPNPNEVSQVCFVPKNEFNTFLNKLEEPVSPWFRLVVENGLSKWWDNINDLSKFYDHGSINTFESTNHNL, encoded by the coding sequence ATGCTTTCTTCAGTGAGAGTTTCTGTAAGGCGAGCAATGGCAACGAATTTAGCAAAGAAGATTGACCAGGTGCAGGAAGCTGCACTTGTGGAGTCATGTATTTTAGTTGACAAAAACGATAAAGTGATTGGGAGAGCGAGTAAACACGACTGTCACAAAGTTGGGCCTGATGGAAACATTCCTCTCCACCGAGCATTTAGTGTTTTGATATTCAACTCAAGAAATGAGATTTTACTCCAGAAAAGATCTGATATGAAGGTGACATTCCCTGGATTCGTTACAAACGCCTGTTGCAGCCACCCTTTGTTTGACATTGAAGGTGAAACAGAAGAGAAGAATGCTCTAGGTATTCGGCTGGCAGCGCAGCGCAGGCTACAGCACGAGTTAGGCATACCAAAACATGAAATAGACATTGATTCATTGCAGTACTTAACCCGGATTCATTACAAGTTTATTGGTGATGGCGTCTGGGGTGAACATGAGATTGATTACATCCTTATTCTGCATAAGGATGTGACCTTGAACCCTAACCCAAACGAGGTCAGCCAGGTGTGTTTCGTTCCTAAAAATGAGTTCAATACGTTTCTGAACAAGCTGGAAGAACCTGTCTCACCGTGGTTTCGGCTTGTTGTGGAAAACGGGCTCAGTAAATGGTGGGACAATATAAATGATTTGTCAAAATTTTACGATCACGGAAGCATCAATACATTTGAAAGCACGAATCACAATTTGTAG